Below is a window of Mycolicibacterium rhodesiae NBB3 DNA.
GCACATCGTCACCCAGGTTGCCAAGGCGCTGGACTTCGCGCATTCCCGCAATGTGGTGCACCGCGACGTCAAACCCGCGAACTTTCTGCTGTCAGGAGCGGCGGGCCCTGACGAACGGGTGCTGCTCGGCGATTTCGGCATCGCCCGCGCGCTCGACGATGTGGGTTTGACCGCCACCGGGGCAGTCATGGCCACGATCGCCTACGCCGCCCCAGAAGTGTTGTCGGGCTTGCCGTTCGACGGTCGTGCCGACATCTATTCACTGGGCTGCACACTGTTCCGGTTGTTGACAGGCAAGACACCGTTCTCCGGAAGCAACGGGCCGGCCGCCACGATGATGGCCCACCTGCAGCAGCCGCCGCCCCGGGTCACCGATCTGGTGCCCTCGCTGCCCGCCGCGCTCGACCAGGTGATCGCCGTCGCCATGGCCAAGGATCCGGCGCGGCGGTTCTCCTCGGCCAACGCGCTGGCCGCGGCCGCGTCGGCGGCGCTCCACGACCCGGGTGCACTGCAGAACCCGGCGCTGCTGCCGGCGGTGCCCGGGCCGGAGGTCAGCTCCTACCCCCGGGCCGGCGGTGCAGGGCCGTCTGTGCCCTGGTACCAGACCGGGCCGCCCACGATGCAGGCGCCTGGCCGTGGTGCTGCGCCTCCGCGACGTCGACGTCGCGCCGTGGTGATCGGTGCGGTGAGTGCGGTAGTGGTGCTGATCGCCGCCACCATCACGGTGGTGGCGTGGCCCTCAGAAGAACCGGCGGGGACCACCCCGGAGGCCGGATCATCGCAGACCCCGACGCCCTCCGGAGCACCTGCCACCGATGTGCCGGTTCGCGCATTGCGCTCGATCCTGTTGACCAGCACCGCGATTCCAGGCAACACCGGCGACAACGCAGTGGTTCTGGAACAGGACGGCACCGAACTGCTCAACGACTCGGCGACCATCGACAACCAGCAGTGTCTGGGTGCCTGGGCACCTGCGCAGCAGCCGGTCTACTCGGAGACTCGGATCGGCGGGGTGGCGGTTCAGACGTTGCGCGCGCTGTACCGAAAACTCACCCAGGACAGCGTCGTTCAGGCCGTCGTGTCTTTTCCCGATCCAGACGGCGCGGGTATTTCGCTGCAGCTGCAGCGGCGCTCGTGGGACTTGTGCGCAGGCAAGACGGTCGCGATCACATTAGCCGGGGAGCTGCAGCAGACATGGCAATTCGGACAGCCGGTCAACAAGGCCGGCGTGTACGTGTTGGAAGCCACCTCGAGCGCTTCAGACGCCGTATGCCAACACGGTTTGGCCACCCGCGGCAATGTGCTGATCGACATCCGTGAGTGCCGGCCGCCGGGCACCGGCGACGTCGCCGCAGTGATAAACGCCACCGCCAACAAGGTGCCGCGGCAACAGTGAATCGCATTCCTACTCAGGAGGTTTACCGCATGACGTCACGAAGGGTACTTGCCGTCCTCGCGGCGATGCTCGTCACGATCGGACTGGGCGCGGGGTGCTCGCGCGGTAAAGTGCCTGCCGCTCCAGAGACCAGCGCAGAGTCGTCGCGGACGGCTGCGTCGGCCACCACGACGACGACTGCTGCACCCTCTGACGAGGACCAGGTGCGCGCAGCGGTGCTCGCGTTCCAGGATGCTTATAACACCCAGAACTGGGATGCCTATCTGCAGTCGATGTGCCCCTCGTGGGCAGCCCAGTACACCGGGCCGGTCATGGACTCGTTGAGGAAAACCCGCGTCGATCAAGGACTGACGACGGTCAAGGTCATGACGGTACGGATCGACGGCGACGACGCCACGGCGACCGTCGATGCGCAAAACGAGATGCTCGGACGAAAGACCCTCGATTTCACGCTGGTCCGCGAGGACGGCTGGCGCGTCTGCATGCCAAACGGT
It encodes the following:
- a CDS encoding serine/threonine-protein kinase PknH/PknJ → MLTGSMVGGYRIERELGAGGMGSVYLAAHPTLPRKDALKVLSRELSRDPDFRTRFTREADVAASLDHPQIVAVYNRGETDEGQLWIAMQFVDGTDADAALRQGTMTPARAVHIVTQVAKALDFAHSRNVVHRDVKPANFLLSGAAGPDERVLLGDFGIARALDDVGLTATGAVMATIAYAAPEVLSGLPFDGRADIYSLGCTLFRLLTGKTPFSGSNGPAATMMAHLQQPPPRVTDLVPSLPAALDQVIAVAMAKDPARRFSSANALAAAASAALHDPGALQNPALLPAVPGPEVSSYPRAGGAGPSVPWYQTGPPTMQAPGRGAAPPRRRRRAVVIGAVSAVVVLIAATITVVAWPSEEPAGTTPEAGSSQTPTPSGAPATDVPVRALRSILLTSTAIPGNTGDNAVVLEQDGTELLNDSATIDNQQCLGAWAPAQQPVYSETRIGGVAVQTLRALYRKLTQDSVVQAVVSFPDPDGAGISLQLQRRSWDLCAGKTVAITLAGELQQTWQFGQPVNKAGVYVLEATSSASDAVCQHGLATRGNVLIDIRECRPPGTGDVAAVINATANKVPRQQ
- a CDS encoding Rv0361 family membrane protein gives rise to the protein MTSRRVLAVLAAMLVTIGLGAGCSRGKVPAAPETSAESSRTAASATTTTTAAPSDEDQVRAAVLAFQDAYNTQNWDAYLQSMCPSWAAQYTGPVMDSLRKTRVDQGLTTVKVMTVRIDGDDATATVDAQNEMLGRKTLDFTLVREDGWRVCMPNGVR